CCTGAAAATGATGAGGTCTAAATCTTTTTAGCAATTTTACTGATTCAGACTTAATGTTGCAGGTCTTGTAAAAGCACTGCAAGCAGTTAATGCTACCACATGGCATGATACTTTCCTAGGACTGTGGATTGCAGCTCTGCGGCTTGTCCAAAGGGTAGGATTTGCACGAACTTAGgttatttctctttcttactTTCGGGCTAAATAacattttagaaaagaatgaaCTATGGCTTTGCTATTCTTTAgatctttgttttttcttttccaagttAGTTGCTTAAAGTTCTCACTTCTCAAAGAAAACAGTATTCTGTTTTAGGCAATATGAGGTGTGTATAAATTTTTGGTTATTGAATGAACtggaatatatgttatttgtGGTGCAAAGAACAACCAATTGTTTACTTGTAAATTGACTGTAGGTTAAAAAGAAATGCTATGTGGTTGGCCCAATGCAATTATTAACTTTTCTTGCCTGTCGTTATTGAaacaattcttaataatatgGTCCGGTTGAATGGAGAAATACACATGCAGTCAGCTCCCAAGATGCATCACTTTTGACGTTCTTGTGAATGCACATTAACTTTGTATTGATTTATCCATTTTCTTTAGCTTCTAGTCATTTGTGGCCTTTCAGGAAAGGGAGCCCAGTGAGGGCCCGGTACCTCGAATTGATACCTGCTTGAGCATGTTATTATCTATTACGACAGTTGCAGTGGCTAATATTATTGAGGAAGAGGAAGGTGAACTGCTGGATGAAACTGAGCGTGGACCCATTaaccaaatcaaagaaaaacaagGTCTCGGAAAATGTCACAAGGGTCTAATTACTGCATTACAGTTGCTGGGTGATTACGATAGCTTGCTGACTCCTCCTCAGTTGGTTAGTTCAGTAGCCAATCAAGCTGCTGCTAAAGCTATGCTCTTTATCTCAGGCATTAGCAGTGGTAATGGCTATTATGAAAGCTTAAGCATGAATGAGATGCCTATTAACTGTTGTAAGTAATTTTATTCGTTAAGATTGCAATTCTTTTATTGGAGGTCTTGAGTTAGGCAAAGGAACAAAAACGTTCTTATGGTGTCACTACATAGTTCTGCTATTGCATGTCATCAACAGTGCATGAAGGCATTTTTTGAGCCTTCCTTCCAGAAAGTCCCATTTGTTAAGagtgttaaaaaataaatgcagaTACCATCCTGCTACTATTTCCTTGTGTTGGTTTTGCTGAGTGATTCCACTTTGGTTATGAAAAGATTGTTGACAAGCTTTCCTATTGTCCTCCTCTTTCCACTACCGCTCCCTCATCTTTCCATTTACCGCTGCCCTCAATGGCACTCCTTGCAACATTGTCTAGTTTTCCAAGCTTGTTTTCCTTTTGCAGTCGCTGTATTGATTTGGAAAAGTATCTATGGGGATCTCtaatcctttatttttatttgacatTCTTCAGCCGGAAACATGAGGCACCTGATTGTTGAGGCTTGTATTGCAAGAAAACTAATAGATACATCAGCATATTTTTGGCCAGGGTATGTTACTGCACACTCCACCCAGATGTCTCACGGTGTCCTTAGCCAAGTACCTGGTTGGTCAGCATTAATGAAGGGTTCACCTCTAACCCCCTCAATGATAAGCACTTTGGTGGCAACTCCAGCGTCCAGGTATAATGCCAGCTGTATAGTTTATGACTACTGCTATTTTCCCCCCAGCCCCTAAAAAAAGGAGAGGGTTGAGAAGAGAGATGATAATACTGCGGTAACAGGTCGACCTTACCCCATCGTAATGCAGCCAATGCCTATCCCTCCCAGGGGATTTTATTAAGAATCATCACCTCTGACTTGACATTTTTAAAGCTTGTCCAGTTGATCAAATTCATTCTGTTTGGCATGatgtttatagaaaaataagtttcCTTCAGTCTTGCTTTGAATAGagttttcatatttgtttctggaaaaattatgattttaccAAGCTGTACTGTTTTTCATTAAGTTCTTTGTTTTACGTTTATATAGTTTATAAACTAGTTAAgtttatagttataaataCAAGTGAGATTCTGGAAAACGTAATGAGATTATGATGTGAACTTGATCATTgtcatttgaattttttgtGACCCAATTTACACTAACTTACCGTGGTACAATTGCTGTATTGTCATATCCTGTGCAGTTCACATTGTCCTGCTGCCTGCTGACTTGCCAAATGCAGCTTAATGTTCCAAACTACAATgctttttcaatttgaaataGGGATCacccttctttttcttatatcataattcaaaattacaaagaaagaattttcaTTCTCAAATTTGGTatgcaaataaattaaaattgtgaGATATCTAATTAATGATTATGTTCCCTAATTGCCTAACTATGACCTGGTCTTCAGTTACACCATTCTTTTTCCTGAAGCCAGGTATGTCAGATGCtcttttttgtaaatttaccAAGCCGTATGGCAACTGAATTTAAGCTCATGGATTTGATGGAAGCTTACCAGAGATCGAGAAAGTATATGAGATTGCACTCAATGGTTCTAATGATGAGAAGATATCTGCTGCAACCATACTTTGTGGGGCATCTCTTGTTCGTGGTTGGAACATACAGGTGATGCTTTGGGGTTCATTTGGCTCATCTCATCCATTCTctctttctaaaatttatgtgcATTTAATCAGTTGTTGTACTATTTGCAGGAACACACCATGCTTTTCATTATAAAGTTGCTGGCGCCTCCCATTCCTGCAGATTACTCTGGGAGTGAGAGCCACTTGATTAATTATGCTCCACTTCTGAATGTTCTTCTTGTAGGAATATCATCTGTCGATTGCGTACAGATTTTATCCTTGCTTGGTTTGGTgagttaaaatttttaataatttttactgCTTTTACTGACTGGCATCTGACTTTCAGCAAATGGTAATCAGGAGCAAGTTTAGAAAGAGGAATTTCATaacaatttattcattcaaGTATGGAGTTGAGAGGGATGtgatatttgtcaaaatagtGTCCTTCACCCATGTTAAGCCAATGAAGGATGCCATCTGCATTCATTCATGcaccaaataaataattactgTGTAAAGtacactaaaattaaagagAGGGATCAAGCTGTGAAAACGAGGGGAAAGTTTCTAGGATTTCATGTTGTTGCTAACATAATGCTTTTGACCTTTATTTTCCAGGTTCCATTACTTGCAGGTGTGTTGATGCCTATCTGCGAGGTCTTTGGTTCAAGTGTTCCCAAAGTCTCATGGACCCTTCCATCAGGAGAAGAAATATCTTCTCATGCAGTGTTCTCCAATGCATTCTCACTTCTGGTGAGATTGTGGAGGTTTCATCTTCCACCTCTTGAAAATGTGATGGGGGATAAAACACCAGTGGGCTCCCAACGAGGCCCAGAGTATCTCTTATTATTACGAAATTCTCAATTAGCGTCTTTTGGAACTTTGCCTGGTGACCGTATCAAACGTAGGAGATACTCGAAAATCTTAAATATATCTTTGGACCCCATATTCATAGATTCTTTCCCAAGATTGAAACTCTGGTATCGGCACCATCTGCAATGCATTGCTTCCACATTTTCTGGTTTACATGGCACTCCTGTTCATCAGCTTGTTGATGCACTCCTCAATATGATGTTCAGAAGAATAAATAGAGGTGTTCAGTCTTTGACTTCTGCTACATCTGGAAGCAGTTCTTCATCTGGCCCTGGAGCTGAGGAAGCTTATGTTAGACTTCAAGTACCTGCATGGGATATTCTAGAAGCTACTCCTTTTGCACTTGATGCGGCCTTGACTGCCTGTGCTCATGGAAGATTATCCCCCCGCGAACTTGCTACAGGTCTAACTATTTGCTTTAGAGTATTTCTTAGGTCTAGTTTGGTCTATACAGATGAAGTCAAGTTGGCTTGCATgaacataaattaatgaactggcagataaaaagaataaagggATGACGAGGATTGGAGAGACAAGGGAATATGAACTATATGCATGAACATTGATAATTACtagtatattattatttcagaCTGTGAGCTGTATGCATGAGTGCTGAATGTTAATTGTGTGCTTATTTCTAATCTATTTCAGCATAAACTATTTATTACAGGACTTAAAGATCTTGCTGATTTTCTACCCGCTTCATTGGCCACCATTGTCAGCTATCTTTCAGCTGAAGTTACACGGGGCATATGGAAGCCAGCTTTTATGAATGGAAGTGATTGGCCTAGCCCTGCTGCAAATTTGTCCAATGTTGAGCAAcagataaagaaaatactttctGCCACTGGTGTTAATGTCCCGAGCCTTCCTGTAGGTAAGTGCTTGGTCATATTgatttctaatctttgtttgtaAGGTTGGGTTGGGGAAAATCTCTTCCCAGGTGAATGAAACGCATTTGAAGCTACTTGGAACATGGTCACAACATACTGCAATAATATATCCTCAGATCCATAATTATACTCTTCAtgtttcatattaaaatttcctcCATATGTTGGACATAGAGTATTATACGTGAATTCCGATTAGTCTTCAATTTATGAAGC
The Ricinus communis isolate WT05 ecotype wild-type chromosome 1, ASM1957865v1, whole genome shotgun sequence DNA segment above includes these coding regions:
- the LOC8287962 gene encoding mediator of RNA polymerase II transcription subunit 33B isoform X3; the encoded protein is MSSGSLISSAGQCHGASWSVLWLPIDLFLEHAMDGSQVTAISAVDNLTGLVKALQAVNATTWHDTFLGLWIAALRLVQREREPSEGPVPRIDTCLSMLLSITTVAVANIIEEEEGELLDETERGPINQIKEKQGLGKCHKGLITALQLLGDYDSLLTPPQLVSSVANQAAAKAMLFISGISSGNGYYESLSMNEMPINCSGNMRHLIVEACIARKLIDTSAYFWPGYVTAHSTQMSHGVLSQVPGWSALMKGSPLTPSMISTLVATPASSLPEIEKVYEIALNGSNDEKISAATILCGASLVRGWNIQEHTMLFIIKLLAPPIPADYSGSESHLINYAPLLNVLLVGISSVDCVQILSLLGLVPLLAGVLMPICEVFGSSVPKVSWTLPSGEEISSHAVFSNAFSLLVRLWRFHLPPLENVMGDKTPVGSQRGPEYLLLLRNSQLASFGTLPGDRIKRRRYSKILNISLDPIFIDSFPRLKLWYRHHLQCIASTFSGLHGTPVHQLVDALLNMMFRRINRGVQSLTSATSGSSSSSGPGAEEAYVRLQVPAWDILEATPFALDAALTACAHGRLSPRELATGLKDLADFLPASLATIVSYLSAEVTRGIWKPAFMNGSDWPSPAANLSNVEQQIKKILSATGVNVPSLPVGGNSPATLPLPLAALVSLTITYRLDKVSERFLVLVGPALNALASGCPWPCMPIIAALWAQKVKRWSDFLVFSASSTVFHHNGDAVVQLLRSCFTSTLGFSPSHISSNGGIGALLGHGFGSHFSGGISPVAPGILYLRVHRSVRDVLFMTENILSILMQSVKEIASSGLTRDTVEKLKKTKYGMRYGQVSLAAAMMRVKLAASLGASLVWISGGSNLVQSLIKETLPSWFISSHGPEQGGVGESGELVALLGGYTLAYFAVLCGTFAWGVDSASPASRRRAKVLGSHLEFLASALDGKISLGCDWATARAYISGFLSLMIACTPKWVVEINVDLLKRLSKGLKKRNEEELALALLALGGVGAMGAAAELIIEIGF